Proteins encoded by one window of Orbaceae bacterium BiB:
- the rpoH gene encoding RNA polymerase sigma factor RpoH — protein sequence MSNEIKMQSVAVIPQGNIESYLRIVNSYPMLSAEEEKELGEKLYYQGDVDAAKQLILSHLRFVAHVARGYSGYGLPQADLIQEGNIGLMKAVRRFNPEMGVRLVSFAVHWIKAEIHEYVLKNWRIVKVATTKAQRKLFFNLRKSKQRLGWFSHDEVGLVADELGVTRKDVLEMESRMSAQDMSFDIDNDDDDNSIVAPALYLEDVNSNFSQSIENDNWENDATDKLHDALSSLDERSQDIIKARWLDADDSKSTLQELAAKYSVSAERIRQLEKNAMQKLRAAIEA from the coding sequence ATGAGTAACGAAATAAAAATGCAATCTGTTGCCGTTATTCCACAAGGTAACATTGAATCTTATTTGCGCATAGTTAACTCGTATCCAATGTTAAGCGCAGAAGAAGAAAAAGAGTTAGGTGAAAAATTATATTATCAAGGCGATGTTGATGCTGCAAAACAGTTGATTTTATCGCACTTGCGTTTTGTTGCGCATGTTGCACGAGGCTATTCTGGGTATGGATTACCACAAGCGGACTTAATACAGGAAGGTAACATCGGTTTGATGAAAGCGGTACGTCGTTTTAACCCAGAAATGGGCGTGCGCCTAGTATCATTTGCTGTGCATTGGATTAAAGCTGAAATTCATGAGTATGTATTAAAAAATTGGCGTATTGTTAAAGTTGCAACGACGAAAGCACAACGTAAACTATTCTTTAATTTACGTAAGTCTAAACAACGATTAGGCTGGTTTAGCCATGATGAAGTCGGTCTTGTTGCTGATGAGTTAGGCGTAACTCGTAAAGATGTATTAGAGATGGAATCTCGTATGTCTGCACAAGATATGTCGTTCGATATTGATAATGATGATGATGACAATTCAATTGTTGCTCCAGCGTTATATTTAGAGGATGTTAACTCTAATTTTTCTCAATCTATTGAAAATGATAATTGGGAAAATGATGCAACGGATAAGTTACATGATGCATTATCATCACTTGACGAGCGTAGTCAGGATATTATTAAAGCACGTTGGCTTGACGCTGATGATAGTAAATCAACATTACAAGAGTTAGCTGCAAAATATAGTGTTTCAGCTGAACGTATTCGCCAATTAGAAAAAAATGCGATGCAAAAATTACGAGCAGCGATTGAAGCTTAA
- the pyrH gene encoding UMP kinase, which produces MTTQIPRYKRILLKLSGEALQGEEGFGIDASVLDRMALEIKELVDMGIEVAVVIGGGNLFRGAGLAKAGMNRVVGDHMGMLATVMNGLAMRDALHRIEVNARLMSAIPLNGVCDDYRWTEAISLLRHGKVVILSAGTGNPFFTTDSAACLRGIEIEADVVLKATKVDGVYSADPVKNPNATLFKTLNYEKVLDDELKVMDLAAFTLARDHNLPICVFNMNKPGALKRVILGEQEGTLINNDVTVSQ; this is translated from the coding sequence ATGACAACGCAAATCCCCCGTTATAAACGTATCCTTTTAAAACTTAGTGGCGAAGCGCTCCAAGGTGAGGAAGGTTTTGGTATCGATGCCTCTGTTCTTGATAGAATGGCATTGGAGATTAAAGAACTAGTAGACATGGGAATAGAAGTCGCTGTTGTAATTGGTGGCGGTAACTTATTCAGAGGTGCAGGGCTTGCTAAAGCCGGCATGAACCGCGTAGTTGGCGACCATATGGGAATGTTAGCGACCGTTATGAATGGTCTAGCAATGCGTGATGCACTACATCGTATTGAAGTGAATGCCCGTTTAATGTCTGCTATTCCACTTAATGGTGTCTGTGATGATTACCGTTGGACCGAAGCAATTAGCTTATTGCGTCATGGTAAAGTTGTCATACTTTCAGCTGGTACAGGTAATCCATTTTTTACCACCGATTCTGCTGCATGTTTAAGGGGAATCGAAATTGAAGCTGATGTTGTACTAAAAGCAACTAAAGTTGATGGTGTCTACTCTGCTGATCCGGTTAAAAATCCAAATGCAACACTGTTTAAAACACTAAATTATGAAAAAGTGTTAGATGACGAACTAAAAGTAATGGATTTAGCTGCCTTTACCCTTGCACGTGATCATAATCTCCCAATCTGTGTATTCAATATGAATAAACCAGGTGCATTAAAAAGAGTGATCTTAGGTGAGCAAGAAGGAACGCTTATCAATAATGATGTTACTGTAAGTCAATAA
- a CDS encoding IS3 family transposase has product MGGAKTNETTTNKEKTLVVLALKSQYPLKHLLSVIQLAKSVFYYHVNRLKKPSPYEKELKRIEAIYHEHKGRYGYRRIHLSLINEGSRLNHKTVQRLMRELNLKSTVRPKKYRSYRVEMGKTAPNRLKRKFKVSKPNKKWVTDVTEFKVNEQKIYLSPIIDLYNQEVIAYSVAKNARLTLVTDMLKKGISRLKNKQNPLLHSDQGWQYRNPIYQKQLADNGIKQGMSRKGNCLDNAVAENFFGLLKSEMYHGQHFKDADELIEKIEEYIEYYNTKRIKVKLKGLTPVAYRNQALRAT; this is encoded by the coding sequence GTGGGAGGAGCTAAGACAAACGAAACGACAACAAACAAAGAAAAAACGTTAGTTGTTTTAGCGCTTAAATCTCAATATCCCTTAAAACATTTGCTGTCAGTAATACAGCTAGCAAAAAGTGTATTTTATTATCATGTTAATAGGCTGAAAAAGCCATCGCCTTATGAGAAGGAATTAAAGCGTATTGAAGCGATTTACCATGAACATAAAGGGCGTTATGGTTATCGCCGAATTCATTTATCTTTAATCAATGAGGGGAGCAGGCTCAATCATAAAACGGTACAGCGATTAATGAGGGAGCTTAATCTTAAATCAACAGTAAGACCCAAAAAATATCGCTCTTATCGTGTCGAGATGGGTAAAACGGCACCCAATCGTCTTAAGAGAAAATTTAAAGTGTCAAAACCGAATAAAAAATGGGTAACCGATGTCACTGAATTTAAAGTCAATGAACAGAAAATTTATCTATCGCCCATTATTGATTTATACAACCAAGAGGTGATTGCTTATAGTGTGGCTAAGAATGCACGTTTGACTTTAGTCACCGATATGCTTAAAAAAGGGATATCACGATTAAAAAACAAACAAAACCCCTTGCTACATAGTGACCAGGGCTGGCAATATAGAAATCCTATTTATCAGAAGCAACTTGCTGATAATGGTATAAAGCAAGGTATGTCAAGAAAAGGGAATTGCTTAGATAATGCTGTTGCTGAAAACTTTTTTGGACTATTAAAATCAGAAATGTATCATGGGCAACATTTTAAAGATGCGGATGAATTGATTGAAAAAATAGAAGAATATATAGAATACTACAACACGAAACGGATTAAAGTTAAATTAAAAGGCCTGACTCCGGTAGCATACCGAAACCAAGCCTTACGAGCTACTTAA
- a CDS encoding heavy metal translocating P-type ATPase, protein MAEYQLIVEGMSCASCVGRVEKALNKVDGVVSASVNVATERATVQTAHEINMDSLFKAVEDAGYHAIAPPSEDDEQQVILSIGEMSCASCVNRIEKALNKVAGVKSTQVNLATEKATVIGNHLDVAQLIQSVEDAGYTAQFLDEKKAQVIKPKQPSLWPVIISALLALPLVLPMLLEPFGIHWMLPALVQLILATPVQFILGARFYRSAWKAVKAFTGNMDLLVAMGTSAAYGLSLYQLIKWWGSGSMPHLYFESSAVIITLILFGKWLEARAKHQTTKAIEALSTLRPETATVKRGDKVLVLPIDQVKLDDIVLIKPGERIPVDGVIIEGASSSDESMITGESLPVSKQVNDYVTGGAINGEGLLTVRTTAVQAQSMLAKIIQLVESAQAKKAPIQRIVDRISAIFVPVILVIALLTLLAWGITQGNWEEALLNAVAVLVIACPCALGLATPTSIMVGTGIAARHGILIKDAQALETVHSIKAVAFDKTGTLTIGKPELVSFKSIPNMDDNQLLAIAATIQAGSEHPLAKAVLQAANERQLQYSYVQNLENIAGSGIRATVNEHCYVLGSSRWMQTLQADFGDLQNSVPALEAKGCTISWLAEQRADNVKILALLGFSDVVKEEAGPAIAALHQLGVKSIMLTGDNVSAANNVGKQLEIDEIVAQVMPMDKADKIYQMQKQYGKVAMVGDGVNDAPALAAADIGIAMGTGTDVAMQTAAITLMRGNPLLIADTIDISRKTYNKIKQNLFWAFFYNVIGVPLAALGLLNPMIAGAAMALSSVSVVTNALLLKRWKPKA, encoded by the coding sequence ATGGCTGAATACCAATTAATTGTTGAAGGTATGTCATGTGCATCATGTGTTGGTCGAGTAGAAAAAGCGCTAAATAAAGTTGATGGTGTTGTGAGTGCCAGTGTTAATGTAGCGACAGAAAGAGCAACAGTACAAACAGCTCATGAAATAAATATGGATAGCTTATTTAAGGCTGTTGAAGATGCAGGCTATCATGCTATTGCTCCCCCCTCTGAGGATGATGAACAACAAGTGATACTATCGATTGGTGAAATGAGTTGTGCTTCTTGTGTTAATCGAATCGAAAAGGCATTAAATAAAGTTGCAGGTGTTAAAAGTACACAAGTGAATTTAGCAACAGAAAAAGCGACAGTTATCGGAAATCATCTGGATGTGGCTCAACTGATTCAATCTGTTGAAGATGCCGGTTATACAGCACAATTTCTTGATGAAAAAAAGGCTCAAGTTATTAAACCTAAGCAACCATCGTTATGGCCAGTGATTATCTCTGCGCTATTAGCTTTACCACTGGTTTTACCTATGCTGCTTGAGCCCTTTGGTATTCATTGGATGTTACCGGCGTTAGTACAATTGATTCTTGCAACACCAGTACAATTTATTCTAGGTGCTCGTTTTTATCGTAGTGCCTGGAAAGCAGTAAAAGCTTTTACTGGCAATATGGATCTATTGGTTGCCATGGGTACTAGTGCTGCTTACGGGTTATCGCTATATCAGCTTATTAAATGGTGGGGTAGTGGTAGCATGCCTCATCTTTATTTTGAGTCATCAGCTGTCATTATTACGCTGATTCTATTTGGTAAGTGGTTAGAAGCTAGAGCAAAACATCAAACAACAAAAGCAATTGAGGCATTAAGTACGTTACGTCCAGAAACTGCAACGGTAAAACGCGGTGATAAAGTGTTAGTATTGCCCATTGATCAAGTTAAATTGGATGATATCGTACTAATTAAACCAGGGGAACGTATCCCTGTTGATGGCGTAATTATTGAAGGTGCATCAAGTAGTGATGAGTCTATGATTACTGGCGAAAGTTTACCTGTTAGTAAACAAGTCAATGATTATGTTACAGGCGGTGCTATTAATGGTGAAGGATTATTAACAGTTAGAACAACGGCTGTTCAAGCTCAATCGATGTTGGCTAAAATTATTCAACTGGTTGAATCCGCACAAGCTAAAAAGGCTCCAATTCAACGGATTGTTGATCGTATTAGTGCTATTTTTGTACCTGTAATCCTTGTTATTGCTTTACTGACATTATTAGCATGGGGGATAACACAAGGTAATTGGGAAGAGGCTTTACTCAATGCTGTTGCGGTATTAGTAATCGCGTGCCCTTGTGCTCTTGGGCTTGCAACGCCGACTTCTATTATGGTCGGGACAGGTATTGCTGCTCGTCACGGTATTCTAATTAAAGATGCTCAAGCCCTTGAAACCGTGCACAGTATTAAAGCTGTTGCTTTTGATAAAACTGGTACACTAACTATTGGTAAACCAGAGTTAGTGAGTTTTAAAAGCATACCGAATATGGATGATAATCAACTGTTAGCTATTGCGGCAACAATACAAGCTGGGAGTGAGCATCCTTTAGCAAAAGCGGTATTACAAGCTGCTAATGAACGGCAGTTACAATATAGTTATGTACAAAATCTTGAGAATATTGCAGGTTCAGGGATTCGAGCGACTGTCAATGAACATTGCTATGTATTAGGTAGCTCTCGTTGGATGCAAACATTACAGGCCGACTTTGGTGATTTACAAAATAGTGTCCCGGCATTAGAAGCAAAAGGGTGTACTATTTCTTGGTTGGCAGAGCAGCGCGCCGATAATGTTAAGATTTTAGCACTACTTGGTTTTTCCGATGTTGTCAAAGAAGAGGCTGGACCCGCTATTGCTGCTTTACATCAATTGGGTGTGAAAAGTATTATGTTAACCGGTGATAATGTTAGCGCTGCAAATAATGTTGGTAAACAGCTAGAAATTGATGAAATTGTGGCACAAGTTATGCCAATGGATAAAGCTGATAAAATTTATCAAATGCAAAAACAGTATGGCAAAGTTGCGATGGTTGGTGATGGTGTCAATGATGCACCAGCACTTGCTGCTGCCGATATAGGTATTGCAATGGGAACCGGCACAGATGTGGCAATGCAGACAGCCGCGATTACACTCATGCGAGGCAATCCATTACTGATTGCTGATACGATTGATATTTCGAGAAAAACCTACAATAAAATTAAGCAAAATCTCTTTTGGGCTTTCTTTTATAATGTCATTGGTGTTCCACTGGCGGCATTAGGTCTACTTAACCCGATGATTGCCGGTGCGGCAATGGCATTGAGCAGTGTAAGTGTTGTGACGAATGCTTTATTATTAAAACGTTGGAAACCGAAAGCTTAA
- the tsf gene encoding translation elongation factor Ts, whose protein sequence is MAEVTASMVKELRERTSAGMMECKKALVEANGDIELAIDNMRKSGQAKAAKKAGRVAAEGVIISKVSADKQFGVILEVNCETDFVAKDAGFLAFSEKVAALALADRISDVAVLQAKFEEERTALVAKIGENIGIRRIAEIAGDVVGGYQHGARIGVLVAANGAADDELVKHIAMHIAASKPEYVNPTDVPSNVVEHERQIQIDIAMQSGKPREIAEKMVEGRMRKFTGEVSLTGQPFVMDPSKTVGDLLNEKKAAVATFIRFEVGEGIEKVEVDFAAEVAAMSKQS, encoded by the coding sequence ATGGCTGAAGTAACTGCTTCTATGGTTAAAGAACTGCGTGAAAGAACTAGCGCAGGAATGATGGAATGTAAAAAAGCATTAGTTGAAGCAAATGGCGATATCGAACTTGCAATCGACAATATGCGTAAATCTGGTCAAGCTAAAGCCGCTAAAAAAGCAGGTCGTGTTGCTGCTGAAGGTGTGATTATTTCTAAAGTTTCAGCTGATAAACAATTCGGTGTTATTTTAGAAGTTAACTGTGAAACAGATTTCGTAGCTAAAGATGCAGGATTCTTAGCATTTAGTGAAAAAGTAGCAGCATTAGCGTTAGCTGATCGCATTAGCGATGTTGCTGTACTACAAGCTAAATTTGAAGAAGAAAGAACAGCTTTAGTTGCAAAAATTGGTGAAAATATCGGTATTCGTCGTATTGCTGAAATCGCTGGTGATGTTGTTGGTGGCTATCAACATGGTGCACGTATTGGTGTATTAGTTGCAGCAAACGGTGCAGCTGACGATGAATTAGTTAAACATATCGCAATGCACATTGCTGCAAGCAAACCAGAATATGTTAACCCAACTGATGTTCCATCTAATGTTGTTGAACATGAGCGTCAAATTCAAATCGATATTGCTATGCAATCAGGTAAACCACGTGAAATCGCAGAAAAAATGGTTGAAGGCCGTATGCGTAAATTCACCGGTGAAGTCTCTTTAACTGGTCAACCATTTGTTATGGATCCATCAAAAACTGTTGGTGACTTACTGAACGAGAAAAAAGCTGCTGTTGCAACATTCATCCGCTTTGAAGTTGGTGAAGGAATTGAGAAAGTTGAAGTTGATTTCGCAGCAGAAGTTGCCGCGATGTCAAAACAGTCTTAA
- a CDS encoding helix-turn-helix domain-containing protein, whose translation MSKYSRDLKIIIANEFLAGESSETLSKRYAISSRQIRYWSQVVAIHGDKSFQSTAHLRHAQARLQALKLMWTNDWSLGHTSAMLNLASPGLLFVWLDRYREKGFSGLEYQSRGKPSMKPSRIVSTHCNDEKTVEELKEEIAYLQAENAVLKKWEELRQTKRQQTKKKR comes from the coding sequence ATGTCAAAATACAGTCGAGATTTAAAAATTATCATTGCTAATGAATTCTTAGCAGGAGAATCGTCCGAAACACTTTCAAAAAGGTATGCTATTTCTTCTCGCCAAATAAGGTATTGGTCGCAGGTAGTGGCGATTCATGGTGATAAATCCTTTCAATCAACAGCCCATTTACGTCACGCACAAGCCAGATTACAGGCCCTAAAATTAATGTGGACAAATGATTGGTCTCTCGGGCACACCAGTGCTATGCTTAATTTAGCCTCTCCTGGGCTTTTATTCGTTTGGCTTGATAGATATCGTGAAAAAGGATTCAGCGGGCTTGAGTATCAATCTAGAGGAAAACCATCCATGAAACCATCACGTATTGTATCGACTCATTGTAATGATGAAAAAACAGTTGAAGAATTAAAAGAAGAGATAGCTTATTTACAAGCGGAAAACGCTGTTCTAAAAAAGTGGGAGGAGCTAAGACAAACGAAACGACAACAAACAAAGAAAAAACGTTAG
- the frr gene encoding ribosome recycling factor has product MMLNEIQKDAQDRMEKSLEAFHNHIAKIRTGRASPSLLDGIVVEYYGSATPLRQLANVVAEDSRTLAITVFDKSLSAAVEKAIIASDLGLNPSSAGTVIRVPLPPLTEERRRDLTKIVRGEAEQGRVAIRNVRRDANDQVKALLKDKAISEDDERKAQDVIQKMTDNMIKKLDVVLAEKEKELMEF; this is encoded by the coding sequence ATTATGCTTAATGAGATACAAAAAGACGCTCAGGATAGAATGGAAAAAAGCTTAGAAGCTTTCCACAATCATATTGCTAAAATTCGTACAGGTAGAGCATCTCCAAGTCTACTTGACGGTATTGTTGTAGAATATTATGGTAGTGCAACACCACTACGTCAACTCGCTAATGTTGTCGCTGAAGATTCAAGAACACTTGCAATTACTGTATTTGATAAATCATTATCAGCTGCTGTTGAGAAAGCAATTATTGCCTCTGATTTAGGTTTAAACCCGTCTTCAGCTGGTACAGTGATTCGAGTACCACTACCACCATTAACAGAAGAACGTCGTCGTGATCTAACAAAAATTGTTAGAGGCGAAGCTGAACAAGGTCGTGTCGCTATCCGTAACGTAAGACGAGATGCAAATGATCAAGTTAAAGCGCTATTAAAAGATAAAGCTATTTCAGAAGATGATGAGCGTAAAGCTCAAGATGTTATCCAAAAAATGACTGACAACATGATTAAAAAATTAGATGTTGTTCTTGCTGAAAAAGAAAAAGAGTTAATGGAGTTTTAA
- the rpsB gene encoding 30S ribosomal protein S2, with amino-acid sequence MTTVSMRDMLQAGVHFGHQTRYWNPKMKPFIFGARNKVHIINLEKTVPMFNEALDMLNKVAARRGKILFVGTKRSASEAVKQAAESCGQFYVNHRWLGGMLTNWKTVRQSIKRLKDLETQSQDGTFDKLTKKEALMRTREMAKLENSLGGIKNMGGLPDAIFVIGADHEHIAIKEANNLGIPVVAIVDTNSSPDGIDYIVPGNDDAIRAIQLYTTAVASAISSGREQNQAPVAAETFAEEVAAE; translated from the coding sequence ATGACTACAGTATCTATGCGCGATATGCTGCAAGCTGGTGTACACTTCGGTCACCAAACCCGTTATTGGAACCCAAAAATGAAACCATTTATTTTTGGTGCTCGTAATAAAGTTCACATTATCAATCTTGAAAAAACAGTTCCTATGTTCAACGAAGCATTAGATATGCTAAACAAGGTTGCTGCTCGTCGCGGTAAAATCTTATTCGTTGGTACAAAACGTTCTGCAAGTGAAGCGGTAAAACAAGCAGCAGAAAGCTGTGGACAGTTTTATGTTAATCACCGTTGGTTAGGTGGTATGTTGACTAACTGGAAAACAGTTCGTCAATCAATTAAACGTTTAAAAGATCTAGAAACACAATCACAAGATGGAACTTTTGATAAATTAACCAAAAAAGAAGCGTTAATGCGTACTCGTGAAATGGCTAAGTTAGAAAACAGCCTTGGTGGTATCAAAAATATGGGTGGATTACCTGATGCGATTTTCGTTATCGGTGCAGATCACGAACATATTGCTATCAAAGAAGCAAATAACTTAGGTATTCCAGTTGTAGCTATCGTTGATACCAACTCTAGCCCAGATGGAATTGACTATATTGTTCCTGGTAACGATGATGCTATTCGTGCGATCCAACTATACACAACTGCAGTAGCAAGTGCGATTAGTTCTGGACGTGAACAAAACCAAGCTCCTGTTGCAGCAGAAACATTTGCTGAAGAAGTTGCTGCTGAGTAA
- a CDS encoding methylated-DNA--[protein]-cysteine S-methyltransferase produces MKSISENIDNKYTNGDQRSYIGSRQTGIFCRDICSERESISENIEHFASTYDAILSGYTACKICQPLYVSEQTPDQIVELLSWEDDYQNKPLSDDDLRERGLDAKIVDNWFLTHHNMTFSIYQRMNRMMLAMKALNNAHFDVNTYGGMTLLVHFGDLYQMIFSDISEKPKGPKGNNIVCFSYLDLSIGSMFIAATEKGVCLLEFSDRLKPMSEFKTFINRYNATLEYRENIYIEQAKRQLNEYLDGKRKTFTIPLDIKGTPFQTESWMSLMVIAYGTTSSYLDLANYMATPKAIRAVGKINGMNPVSIIIPCHRAIGTTGKLVGYSGGLSRKDSLLNLEQKNKNNPFPY; encoded by the coding sequence ATGAAATCAATATCTGAAAATATAGATAATAAATATACCAATGGTGATCAGCGATCATATATTGGAAGTCGTCAGACCGGTATTTTCTGTCGTGATATTTGTTCTGAGCGAGAGTCAATTTCAGAAAATATTGAGCATTTTGCATCAACTTATGATGCGATTTTAAGTGGTTATACTGCATGTAAAATTTGTCAGCCGCTGTATGTGTCCGAGCAGACACCAGATCAAATAGTTGAGCTATTATCATGGGAAGATGATTATCAAAATAAGCCATTATCTGATGATGATTTACGAGAAAGAGGCCTGGATGCCAAAATTGTCGATAACTGGTTTTTAACTCACCATAATATGACTTTTTCTATTTATCAGCGGATGAATAGAATGATGTTGGCGATGAAAGCGTTAAATAACGCTCATTTTGATGTTAATACTTATGGAGGTATGACTCTTTTAGTCCATTTTGGTGATTTATATCAGATGATTTTTAGTGATATCTCTGAAAAGCCAAAGGGTCCAAAAGGCAATAATATTGTCTGTTTTAGTTATTTAGATCTCTCAATTGGCTCAATGTTTATTGCTGCGACTGAAAAAGGTGTCTGTTTGCTTGAGTTCAGTGACCGATTGAAGCCAATGAGTGAATTCAAAACGTTTATAAACCGTTATAATGCAACGTTGGAATATCGTGAAAATATCTATATTGAACAGGCAAAAAGACAGCTTAATGAATATCTTGATGGAAAAAGGAAGACATTTACGATTCCATTAGATATTAAAGGTACACCATTTCAAACCGAGAGTTGGATGTCATTAATGGTCATCGCCTATGGTACAACCAGTTCATATCTTGATTTGGCAAATTATATGGCAACACCAAAAGCAATTCGAGCTGTTGGTAAAATAAATGGAATGAATCCAGTAAGTATTATTATTCCTTGCCATCGTGCCATTGGTACTACCGGAAAACTGGTCGGCTATTCTGGTGGACTATCTCGCAAAGATTCACTACTTAACCTCGAACAGAAAAATAAAAACAATCCTTTCCCTTATTAA
- the proS gene encoding proline--tRNA ligase — protein MRTSQYLLSTLKETPADAEVISHQLMLRAGMIRKVAAGLYTWLPTGYRVLKKVENIIREEMNNAGAIEVLMPVVQPADIWQESGRWEQYGPELLRIKDRGDREFVLGPTHEEVITDLIRNEVSSYKQLPLNFFQIQTKFRDEVRPRFGVMRSREFIMKDAYSFHTSQESLQATYDDMYKAYSAIFTRIGLDFRAVRADTGSIGGSSSHEFQVLAECGEDDIIFSTESDYAANIEMAAALAPTAERAAPTKAMEIVDTPNAKTIDELVTQFNLPIEKTVKTLIVKADKNSGHQFVALLVRGDHTLNEVKAEKQALVASPLEFATEQEIRAVIGAGPGSLGPVNLTLPVVIDRDVAVMSDFGAGANIDGKHYFNINWERDVALPAVADIRNVVEGDISPDGKGTLLIKRGIEVGHIFQLGTKYSQAMNATVQGEDGQNHVMIMGCYGIGVTRIVAAAIEQRYDDRGIIWPEAIAPFSVAIIPMNMHKSSKVQETTERLYRELQSAGIEVLFDDRKERPGVMFADAELIGIPHTIVIGERNLENGEVEYKHRANGEKVMIRVDNIIDFIKDKSK, from the coding sequence ATGCGAACCAGTCAATATCTTCTATCAACATTAAAAGAAACACCTGCTGATGCTGAAGTCATTAGTCATCAACTCATGCTTCGTGCAGGAATGATCAGAAAAGTAGCCGCAGGTCTATATACTTGGTTACCAACGGGTTATCGAGTACTTAAAAAAGTTGAAAACATTATTCGCGAAGAGATGAATAATGCCGGAGCAATCGAAGTACTAATGCCTGTTGTGCAACCCGCAGACATTTGGCAAGAGAGTGGCAGATGGGAACAATATGGTCCTGAACTTTTACGAATCAAAGATCGGGGTGATCGTGAGTTTGTATTAGGTCCAACTCATGAAGAAGTGATCACTGATTTAATTCGTAACGAAGTCAGTTCTTACAAACAGTTACCATTAAACTTTTTCCAAATTCAAACTAAATTTCGGGATGAAGTGCGACCACGTTTTGGTGTAATGCGTTCACGTGAGTTTATTATGAAAGATGCTTATTCATTTCATACATCACAAGAGTCGCTACAAGCAACTTATGATGACATGTATAAAGCATATAGCGCCATTTTTACTCGCATTGGGCTTGATTTTAGAGCAGTAAGAGCAGATACCGGCTCAATTGGAGGAAGTTCATCTCATGAATTCCAAGTATTAGCAGAGTGTGGTGAAGATGATATTATCTTTTCGACCGAGTCAGATTATGCTGCTAATATTGAAATGGCAGCTGCATTAGCACCAACGGCAGAAAGAGCGGCACCGACTAAAGCAATGGAAATTGTTGATACACCAAATGCGAAAACCATTGACGAGTTAGTCACTCAGTTTAATTTACCGATTGAAAAAACCGTTAAAACGCTGATTGTCAAAGCAGATAAAAATAGTGGGCACCAATTTGTTGCCTTATTGGTGCGAGGTGACCATACCTTAAATGAAGTTAAAGCAGAAAAACAAGCTCTTGTTGCTTCACCATTAGAGTTCGCTACTGAACAGGAAATTCGCGCGGTAATCGGTGCCGGTCCGGGATCATTAGGCCCCGTGAACTTAACCTTACCTGTCGTGATTGATCGCGATGTCGCTGTGATGAGTGATTTTGGTGCTGGCGCAAATATTGATGGTAAACACTACTTTAATATTAACTGGGAACGAGACGTAGCTCTACCCGCTGTTGCCGATATTCGTAATGTTGTTGAAGGCGATATCAGTCCAGATGGCAAAGGAACACTGTTAATCAAACGCGGAATTGAAGTGGGTCATATTTTCCAACTTGGAACCAAATACTCACAAGCAATGAATGCAACGGTACAAGGTGAAGATGGCCAAAATCATGTCATGATTATGGGATGTTACGGTATTGGAGTAACTCGTATTGTAGCAGCTGCCATTGAGCAACGTTATGATGACCGAGGTATTATATGGCCTGAGGCTATCGCCCCATTTAGTGTCGCGATTATCCCAATGAATATGCACAAATCAAGTAAAGTACAAGAAACGACTGAAAGACTTTATCGAGAATTACAATCAGCGGGAATTGAAGTCCTATTTGATGATCGTAAAGAACGTCCTGGCGTAATGTTTGCCGATGCAGAACTAATTGGTATACCACACACAATCGTGATAGGTGAACGTAACTTAGAGAATGGTGAAGTTGAATACAAACACCGTGCTAATGGCGAAAAAGTAATGATTCGTGTTGATAACATCATTGATTTTATCAAAGATAAAAGCAAGTAA